Proteins from one Oscillatoria nigro-viridis PCC 7112 genomic window:
- a CDS encoding Rne/Rng family ribonuclease has protein sequence MTKQIVIAEQHRIAAVFSEDQIQELVVATGSHQVSDIYLGIVENVLPGIDAAFVNIGDPERNGFMHVTDLGPLRLKRSAGAITELLTPQQKVVVQVMKEPTGSKGPRLTGNITLPGRYLVLMPYGRGVNLSRRIKSEAERNRLRALAILVKPAGMGLLVRTEAEGMTEEAIMEDLEVLQKQWEAVQLEGGTSRAPALLNRDDDFIQRVLRDMFSGDVNRIVVDSQNGIKRVKQQLMSWNGGKLPAGVLIDHHRERASILEFFRVNAAIREALRPRVDLPSGGYVIIEPTEALTVIDVNSGSFTRSATARETVLWTNCEAATEIARQLRLRNIAGVIIVDFIDMESRRDQLQVLEHFNKALKADKARPQIAQLSELGLVELTRKRQGQNIYELFGHTCPTCSGLGHLVHLPGEEDFAAAVRESGDRTVATSNRVLLNLPEGLERRSLTPVAAATPAPVREERPPEPARAAWEPQSESLDFETGSNALPLDLLNHPSYQDLGNGTRRRRRRRIGEEPFALPAEEEPVRSKLRLPNTSSAPVADTRSEYLAPPGIRAASEGFGLVNMATVGRREDFDRVRPAKSELMKPMVEPPEVISVEMTAEEQDVYALMGISPLVLTDRSVKNPKNAIVSVTLPGAAPNKPPFEQLEFEFEPAPSAQNAEEPDYYPERSAVEPVFSDEDDEAQIYGESSIDETDDFDPMEEPSDVMGESNEPIESNEPIESNEPIESYEPIESYEPIEPSQPSEPSEPEEPAINRRRRRRSSAVVDE, from the coding sequence ATGACAAAGCAGATAGTTATAGCAGAGCAGCATCGCATTGCTGCCGTCTTTTCAGAAGATCAAATCCAAGAACTTGTGGTAGCCACAGGCAGCCACCAAGTCAGTGACATTTACTTGGGAATTGTTGAAAATGTACTCCCTGGGATAGATGCGGCATTCGTCAATATTGGCGATCCAGAACGTAACGGGTTTATGCACGTCACAGACCTCGGCCCGCTGCGCCTTAAACGCTCGGCAGGAGCAATTACAGAACTCCTGACCCCCCAGCAGAAAGTGGTGGTACAGGTAATGAAAGAACCGACGGGCAGCAAAGGCCCCCGGCTGACAGGCAACATTACCCTGCCGGGCCGCTATTTGGTACTGATGCCCTACGGCAGGGGAGTCAATCTCTCGCGGCGGATCAAGTCGGAAGCCGAGCGCAACCGCCTCAGAGCCCTGGCTATTTTGGTGAAACCGGCCGGGATGGGGCTGCTGGTACGCACTGAAGCTGAAGGGATGACTGAAGAAGCGATCATGGAAGATTTGGAAGTCCTCCAAAAACAGTGGGAAGCCGTTCAACTTGAAGGCGGTACTTCGCGGGCGCCGGCACTGCTCAACCGGGATGACGATTTTATCCAGCGGGTGCTGCGAGATATGTTCAGCGGTGACGTGAATCGGATTGTGGTGGACTCGCAAAATGGAATTAAGCGGGTGAAGCAGCAGTTGATGAGCTGGAACGGCGGTAAACTTCCTGCGGGAGTTTTGATCGACCACCACCGAGAGCGCGCCTCGATTTTAGAATTTTTCCGGGTTAACGCTGCGATTAGAGAAGCCCTCAGACCAAGGGTTGATTTGCCTTCGGGCGGTTATGTGATTATCGAGCCGACTGAGGCGCTGACGGTGATCGATGTCAACTCTGGCTCGTTTACTCGATCGGCGACGGCTCGGGAAACTGTACTCTGGACAAATTGCGAAGCAGCAACGGAAATTGCCAGACAACTGCGGTTACGCAATATTGCCGGGGTGATTATTGTTGACTTTATTGACATGGAATCCCGCCGCGATCAGTTGCAGGTGCTGGAACATTTCAATAAAGCTCTCAAAGCTGACAAAGCTCGGCCGCAAATCGCTCAACTGTCGGAATTGGGACTGGTAGAACTGACCCGCAAGCGCCAAGGTCAAAATATTTATGAGTTGTTCGGTCACACTTGCCCTACTTGCAGCGGGTTGGGTCATCTGGTGCACTTGCCCGGGGAAGAAGATTTCGCCGCAGCGGTGCGGGAATCGGGCGATCGCACTGTTGCTACGTCGAACCGCGTTTTGTTGAATTTGCCCGAAGGATTGGAACGCCGCAGCTTGACGCCTGTGGCGGCTGCAACTCCTGCACCAGTGCGGGAAGAACGCCCCCCCGAACCTGCTCGGGCTGCTTGGGAACCTCAAAGCGAAAGTTTGGATTTTGAGACCGGCAGCAACGCCTTGCCTTTGGACTTGCTCAACCATCCCAGCTATCAGGATTTGGGGAACGGAACTAGACGCCGCCGCCGCCGCCGGATTGGCGAAGAGCCTTTTGCTCTCCCGGCGGAGGAGGAGCCGGTACGCAGCAAGTTGCGGCTGCCGAATACTTCGAGCGCGCCCGTCGCGGATACGCGCTCTGAGTATCTGGCACCCCCCGGCATCCGGGCGGCTTCGGAGGGCTTCGGGCTGGTGAATATGGCGACTGTTGGCAGGCGCGAGGATTTCGATCGCGTGCGTCCGGCTAAGTCTGAATTGATGAAGCCGATGGTGGAGCCTCCAGAGGTGATTTCGGTGGAAATGACGGCGGAGGAGCAGGATGTTTATGCTCTGATGGGCATTTCTCCTTTGGTGCTTACCGATCGCAGCGTGAAAAATCCTAAGAATGCGATCGTTTCAGTCACTCTCCCCGGAGCGGCCCCGAACAAGCCGCCTTTCGAGCAGCTCGAATTTGAATTTGAACCGGCGCCGTCTGCACAGAATGCTGAGGAACCGGATTATTATCCAGAAAGGTCGGCAGTTGAGCCTGTTTTTTCTGATGAGGATGATGAGGCCCAAATTTACGGCGAGAGTTCGATCGACGAAACTGATGATTTTGATCCGATGGAGGAACCCAGCGATGTGATGGGCGAATCTAATGAACCGATCGAATCTAATGAACCGATCGAATCTAATGAACCGATCGAATCCTATGAGCCGATCGAATCCTATGAGCCGATCGAACCCAGCCAACCCAGTGAACCCAGCGAACCCGAGGAGCCTGCTATCAACCGCCGCCGCCGCCGCCGCTCGTCAGCCGTTGTGGATGAGTGA
- a CDS encoding retropepsin-like aspartic protease family protein: MASKSPLPLLSNSKKPLPIPQNLRQPLLVLAGLISLSSSILVGSVADSSPAVAQESEGCFMRSSSGRTVNLSQSVCGFLPEALNPATSPAAKSGVFQAKIKRREANIPVIEVTFNGKQKFEMMVDSGASGTVITPAMAKALGVVLQGTVQAQTPNGVATFPLGRLTSIEAGGLAVQNVVVAISPSLDIGLLGHDFFGNKDVTIKQDVIEFRSRS, from the coding sequence ATGGCCAGCAAATCTCCCTTGCCTTTACTCTCAAACTCAAAAAAGCCTCTACCGATCCCTCAAAACCTGCGCCAACCTTTACTGGTTTTAGCAGGGCTTATTTCTCTGAGCAGTTCAATTTTAGTAGGGAGTGTTGCCGACTCCTCGCCAGCAGTGGCTCAAGAAAGTGAGGGATGCTTCATGCGGAGCTCGTCAGGCCGAACCGTCAACCTCAGCCAATCAGTTTGCGGTTTTCTCCCCGAAGCATTGAATCCCGCTACTTCGCCCGCGGCGAAGTCTGGAGTATTTCAGGCAAAAATTAAACGCCGAGAGGCTAATATCCCCGTCATAGAAGTCACGTTTAACGGCAAACAAAAGTTCGAGATGATGGTAGATTCTGGAGCTAGCGGCACAGTAATTACACCAGCAATGGCTAAAGCCTTGGGCGTTGTTCTTCAGGGAACAGTGCAAGCACAAACTCCCAACGGAGTGGCTACTTTTCCCCTCGGTCGCCTGACTTCTATTGAAGCTGGGGGTCTGGCAGTTCAAAATGTAGTTGTTGCCATCTCGCCATCCCTAGATATCGGACTTTTGGGTCACGACTTTTTTGGTAATAAAGATGTGACTATTAAGCAAGATGTCATTGAATTTCGATCGCGCTCTTAA
- a CDS encoding mechanosensitive ion channel family protein: MFGSHKLPMVVDIAITLFGIAGLVAGFVFLNWLAGFSLKALESTRFRNHSPKVTNLRQNITVILLVTCVALCLLVAGVNGVLIFQGKSLLSFYLGLLSSIPRKIWNQLAIAFLKCISLLLLVKLSLPYLLKVLDRGSMLAQGSDQITANDESVEVFFNSLKKIVSNGTWLLALIFCSDFLNAPAVVTKYLRVGLKAYLAVSLGQLLIKVLSVLIDTLDALSLRYSSSENVLRHYERFRHLMPGLKKALEYILYVAIATLIIQDIDSIAWITNYSGQIVQIIGLYFLCGVFIEFTNIILEDLVLKTDHLTDLQRQRRLTIIPLFKSILKYVTYFVGGIFVLNLIGINPTPILAGAGIVGIAVGFGAQNLINDIVCGFFILFENYYLVGDYIEAGKGEDRILEGEVEAIELRTTHVRHPDGQLQIIRNGEIGSIVNYSKRYSYAKVDVPALPGLDLDAVYALINEAGLQLQSECPEVLEPTRIEGLENFDVDNLVIRTMTRVKPGKHLHIQRLLRSKLKSVFDRQFAQR, encoded by the coding sequence ATGTTTGGAAGTCATAAACTACCCATGGTGGTAGATATAGCCATTACCCTTTTCGGAATTGCTGGGCTTGTGGCTGGGTTCGTGTTTTTGAACTGGCTGGCTGGTTTTAGCTTGAAAGCGCTAGAGTCAACCCGGTTTCGGAATCACTCTCCAAAAGTCACGAACCTGCGACAAAATATCACGGTCATATTACTCGTGACCTGCGTCGCTCTGTGTTTGCTGGTGGCAGGAGTGAATGGGGTACTGATTTTTCAGGGGAAAAGTCTTTTGTCCTTTTACCTGGGTTTGCTCAGCAGCATTCCCCGCAAAATTTGGAACCAACTAGCGATCGCCTTCTTGAAGTGCATTAGCCTACTATTGCTGGTCAAGCTCAGTCTACCTTATCTACTAAAGGTGCTGGATCGGGGCAGCATGCTGGCTCAAGGCTCGGATCAGATCACCGCCAACGACGAAAGCGTTGAGGTATTTTTCAACTCGCTCAAAAAGATTGTATCAAATGGAACTTGGCTGCTGGCGTTGATTTTTTGCAGCGATTTTCTGAACGCACCGGCTGTCGTCACCAAGTATCTCAGAGTCGGACTCAAAGCTTATCTGGCAGTTTCTCTAGGGCAGTTGCTCATCAAAGTGCTGTCTGTGCTGATCGACACGCTGGATGCTCTGAGTCTGCGCTACTCCAGCAGCGAAAATGTATTGCGTCACTATGAACGCTTTCGACACTTAATGCCAGGACTGAAGAAGGCACTGGAATACATTTTGTATGTTGCGATCGCAACTCTAATTATTCAAGACATCGACTCCATCGCTTGGATTACGAATTATTCAGGTCAAATCGTCCAGATAATTGGACTCTATTTCCTGTGTGGAGTATTTATTGAATTTACTAATATCATCTTAGAAGATTTAGTCCTCAAAACCGATCATCTTACCGATTTGCAGCGGCAGCGGCGTCTTACTATCATTCCCCTCTTCAAAAGTATCTTAAAGTATGTGACTTATTTTGTCGGAGGAATTTTTGTTCTCAATTTAATTGGCATCAATCCAACTCCCATTCTGGCTGGAGCAGGTATAGTCGGTATAGCTGTGGGGTTTGGGGCACAAAACTTAATCAACGATATTGTCTGCGGCTTCTTCATTTTGTTTGAAAACTACTATCTTGTCGGTGACTACATCGAGGCAGGGAAGGGAGAAGACCGGATTTTGGAGGGAGAAGTTGAAGCCATCGAACTCCGTACTACTCATGTTCGTCACCCAGACGGACAGTTACAGATTATCCGCAACGGAGAAATCGGCTCAATCGTCAATTACTCCAAGCGATACAGCTATGCCAAGGTAGATGTTCCAGCTCTACCAGGTTTGGATCTGGATGCAGTGTATGCATTAATTAATGAGGCCGGACTGCAGCTTCAGAGTGAATGCCCAGAAGTATTGGAACCCACGCGAATTGAAGGACTAGAAAATTTTGATGTTGACAATCTGGTTATCCGAACCATGACTCGGGTGAAACCAGGCAAGCATCTACATATTCAACGGTTACTACGCAGCAAGCTCAAGTCAGTGTTCGATCGACAATTTGCACAGAGATAA
- a CDS encoding PAS domain-containing sensor histidine kinase, whose translation MGNQKLGNKAIECLNVAEALHQMEAKYYSMFENAVSGIFQTTQSGRYISANPALARIYGYNSAEELMGCLTDISDQLYVNPDRRDQFVSALQEQGIVSDFESQIYRRDGTIIWIAENARAVCDESGKLLYYEGFVEDITQRKQAESALRESEERLRLIIEGVKDYAIFMLDTDGYVASWNSGAERIFGYRSHEIVGNNAECFFTKKDIEIGKPQEKLIRAVAEGRYENEGWRLRKDGSRFWANIIVTPLRDERGKLQGFSQVMQDITEQKRAAEEKMQLIASLQASEKKFRTLYESTTDAVMLLDEEGFLDCNPATLKLFGCSTESEFCGKHPSDFSPPLQPDGQDSMSLYQERINTAMRSGNCRFDWRHYRLDGSEFPAEVLLTSMDIGGKIGLQGVVRDITYRVQAEEALKQANEVLECRVKKRTSQLEEAIKKLRLSEEKFSKAFRSSPDPMIITTFAEGRFIEVNDSFLSMTGYALEETISNTVPGLNIWVRPEDRVNFRQSLHEQGVVRNQECEFRMKSGSVVVCLLSAELINLDGELCMLAVMTDITDRKHAEEALRESQRALATLMSNLPGMAYRFRNDADRSMEFVSEGCYQLSGYSPEEFIGTREVSISELTHPDDRDNLWNAVQVALQENRPYQLNYRITSKNGELKWVWEQGLGVFSDSGELIALEGLITDISEQKRSEEALRRSQTELTKQKLQLENTLRELQQTQAQLIHTEKMSTLGQMIAGVAHEINNPVSSVCGNLVHVGHYTEDLLNLIDMYQKHYPQPPAAIQNKIKDIELEFLLEDLPKAMSSMQVGADRIREIVRSLRNFSRKDDSQMSKVNLHEGIEGTLLILQSRLKARGNYPEIAVIKDYGNLPLVECYAGKINQVFMNLIGNAIDAIEEYNEGRSVAQVKANRSKIKIRTEVQNSHAVIRISDNGPGMPEEVSQQLFEAFFTTKPADKGTGLGLSISYKVVQEHGGKLSCVSALGHGAEFIIELPIEQISDC comes from the coding sequence GTGGGAAATCAAAAATTAGGAAATAAAGCGATAGAATGCCTGAATGTCGCGGAGGCACTGCACCAAATGGAAGCAAAATATTATAGTATGTTTGAAAATGCTGTCTCGGGTATTTTTCAAACAACCCAATCCGGTCGCTACATCAGCGCGAACCCAGCTTTGGCTCGCATCTACGGATATAATTCCGCCGAGGAATTGATGGGCTGTCTGACTGATATCAGCGATCAGCTTTACGTCAATCCCGATCGGCGCGATCAGTTTGTTTCTGCTTTGCAAGAACAGGGTATCGTATCGGATTTTGAGTCGCAGATTTATCGCCGAGACGGAACAATAATTTGGATCGCTGAGAATGCGCGGGCTGTCTGCGATGAATCAGGGAAATTGCTCTACTACGAAGGTTTTGTAGAAGATATCACCCAGCGGAAGCAAGCAGAATCTGCACTTCGAGAAAGCGAAGAACGCCTGCGCTTAATAATTGAAGGCGTTAAGGATTACGCTATATTCATGTTAGATACTGATGGGTATGTAGCTAGCTGGAATTCTGGTGCAGAACGCATTTTTGGATACAGGTCTCATGAAATAGTCGGCAATAATGCGGAGTGTTTTTTCACAAAAAAAGATATTGAAATCGGCAAACCCCAAGAAAAATTAATCCGGGCGGTAGCCGAAGGTCGATACGAAAATGAAGGCTGGCGGCTTCGCAAAGACGGATCGCGATTTTGGGCGAATATTATTGTTACTCCTTTGCGCGATGAAAGGGGAAAGTTGCAGGGCTTTTCTCAAGTAATGCAGGATATTACTGAGCAAAAGCGGGCGGCTGAGGAAAAGATGCAGTTGATTGCTTCTTTGCAGGCGTCGGAAAAAAAGTTTCGCACTTTGTACGAATCGACGACTGATGCGGTAATGCTGCTAGACGAAGAGGGTTTTTTGGATTGCAATCCGGCTACTTTAAAGTTATTTGGATGCAGCACTGAGTCTGAGTTTTGCGGTAAGCATCCTTCGGATTTCAGCCCGCCGTTGCAACCGGACGGACAAGATTCTATGAGTCTTTATCAAGAGCGCATTAATACCGCTATGCGATCGGGAAATTGCCGTTTTGACTGGCGGCACTATCGTTTGGATGGTTCAGAGTTTCCGGCGGAAGTGCTGCTAACTTCTATGGATATCGGCGGCAAAATAGGGCTGCAAGGCGTGGTGCGCGATATCACTTATCGGGTGCAGGCTGAGGAAGCCCTGAAGCAGGCTAACGAGGTATTGGAATGCCGGGTTAAAAAGCGGACAAGTCAGTTGGAAGAGGCTATTAAAAAGTTGAGATTGTCGGAAGAAAAGTTTTCTAAGGCTTTTCGGTCGAGTCCAGATCCGATGATAATTACTACTTTTGCTGAGGGTCGTTTTATTGAAGTTAATGATAGTTTTTTGTCGATGACTGGTTACGCTTTAGAAGAAACGATTTCTAATACAGTACCGGGGTTAAATATTTGGGTAAGGCCTGAAGACCGAGTTAATTTTAGACAAAGTTTGCACGAACAAGGTGTTGTTCGCAATCAGGAATGCGAGTTTCGGATGAAGTCGGGATCGGTGGTGGTGTGTTTGCTGTCAGCAGAGTTGATTAATTTGGACGGCGAACTCTGTATGCTGGCGGTGATGACTGATATTACCGATCGCAAACACGCCGAAGAAGCCCTACGGGAAAGCCAGCGGGCCTTGGCGACGCTGATGAGCAATTTGCCGGGAATGGCCTACCGTTTTCGCAACGATGCCGATCGCAGTATGGAGTTTGTCAGCGAAGGTTGCTATCAGTTATCCGGCTATTCTCCTGAAGAATTTATCGGCACTCGGGAAGTTTCTATATCGGAATTGACTCACCCGGACGATCGCGATAATTTGTGGAATGCCGTGCAAGTTGCCTTACAAGAAAATCGACCCTATCAGCTAAATTACCGAATTACTTCTAAAAATGGCGAATTAAAATGGGTTTGGGAGCAAGGTTTGGGAGTGTTTTCCGACTCTGGAGAATTGATAGCTTTGGAAGGATTAATTACTGATATTTCCGAGCAGAAACGCAGTGAAGAAGCTTTGCGGCGATCGCAAACAGAGTTAACCAAACAAAAACTTCAACTCGAAAATACTTTGCGCGAATTGCAGCAAACTCAAGCTCAATTGATTCACACTGAGAAAATGTCTACTCTCGGTCAAATGATAGCCGGTGTCGCTCACGAAATTAACAATCCCGTTAGCAGCGTCTGCGGCAATCTCGTCCACGTCGGCCACTACACGGAAGATTTGCTGAATTTGATCGATATGTACCAGAAGCACTACCCCCAGCCGCCGGCAGCAATTCAAAATAAAATTAAGGATATCGAATTAGAGTTTCTGCTAGAAGATTTGCCGAAAGCGATGTCTTCGATGCAGGTTGGGGCCGATCGCATTCGGGAAATTGTGCGATCGCTCAGAAATTTCTCTCGCAAAGACGATTCTCAAATGAGCAAGGTTAATCTGCACGAAGGGATTGAAGGAACGTTGCTGATTCTGCAAAGCCGTCTGAAAGCCAGAGGTAACTATCCCGAAATTGCGGTAATTAAGGACTATGGAAATTTGCCTTTGGTTGAGTGTTATGCCGGGAAAATCAATCAGGTATTTATGAATTTGATTGGAAATGCGATCGACGCCATCGAGGAATACAACGAAGGGCGTTCTGTTGCCCAAGTCAAAGCTAACCGCAGCAAGATTAAAATTAGGACAGAAGTCCAAAACTCCCATGCTGTAATTAGGATTTCTGACAACGGCCCCGGTATGCCAGAAGAAGTTTCCCAGCAGTTATTCGAGGCTTTTTTTACCACCAAACCCGCCGACAAAGGCACCGGTTTAGGGCTGTCAATTTCCTACAAAGTTGTCCAAGAACACGGTGGCAAACTGAGTTGCGTGTCTGCACTCGGCCACGGAGCCGAGTTTATCATAGAATTGCCGATCGAACAAATTAGCGATTGTTGA
- the trpD gene encoding anthranilate phosphoribosyltransferase, whose amino-acid sequence MTDSPLLATPELSPASTQTPDSPVWPALLQQLLDRQSLSRAQAADLMQGWLAEAIPPVLSGAILAAIQAKGISAQELVGMAQVLHSQSLAGESESLFNPKSSISNLKLIDTCGTGGDGASTFNISTAVAFVAAAGKVRVAKHGNRSASSKVGSADVLEALGVNLNAAPAKVRAAVDSVGITFLFAPGWHPALKAVASLRRTLKVRTIFNLLGPIVNPMRPTGQVIGVFDPSLVSTIARALGELGTELAVVVHGREKLDEAGLGDVTDLAVLSDGKVELTTLDPEKVGLTPSAIGSLKGGNVEENAEILRNVLQGKGTPAQMDVVALNASLAFQVGGAIPMGSHAAGVSLAKDILLSGESWLKLQQLIEFLK is encoded by the coding sequence ATGACAGATTCTCCTCTACTAGCCACGCCAGAGTTATCCCCTGCTTCAACCCAGACGCCGGATTCTCCTGTATGGCCAGCCCTCCTGCAACAACTACTAGACAGACAATCTCTCTCACGCGCCCAAGCAGCCGACTTGATGCAGGGATGGCTAGCCGAAGCTATTCCCCCCGTCCTCTCAGGAGCAATTTTAGCTGCCATCCAAGCCAAAGGCATCTCTGCCCAAGAATTGGTAGGAATGGCTCAGGTATTGCATTCTCAGTCGCTTGCAGGCGAGTCGGAGAGCCTTTTCAATCCCAAATCCTCAATCTCCAATCTCAAATTAATTGATACTTGCGGCACAGGCGGCGACGGGGCATCCACGTTTAACATTTCCACTGCTGTAGCTTTTGTGGCAGCAGCCGGCAAAGTTCGAGTCGCGAAACACGGAAATCGCTCTGCATCGAGCAAAGTGGGTTCGGCTGACGTGTTGGAAGCACTGGGAGTCAACCTCAACGCCGCTCCCGCGAAGGTAAGAGCTGCGGTAGACTCCGTGGGCATCACCTTTTTATTTGCCCCTGGGTGGCATCCCGCACTTAAGGCTGTAGCGTCGCTCCGGCGCACTTTGAAGGTGCGGACTATTTTTAACCTATTAGGGCCAATTGTCAATCCTATGCGCCCTACAGGGCAGGTAATCGGGGTGTTCGATCCTAGTCTGGTATCAACTATTGCTCGAGCTTTGGGCGAGTTGGGGACTGAGTTAGCTGTAGTCGTTCACGGCAGAGAAAAATTGGACGAGGCGGGTTTGGGTGATGTGACTGATTTGGCGGTTTTGTCGGATGGCAAAGTGGAACTCACTACTTTAGACCCGGAAAAGGTAGGATTGACACCAAGTGCGATCGGCTCGTTAAAAGGCGGAAATGTTGAGGAAAACGCCGAGATTTTGCGGAACGTTTTGCAAGGCAAAGGTACCCCCGCACAAATGGATGTTGTAGCTTTGAATGCGTCTTTGGCTTTTCAGGTGGGAGGTGCAATTCCTATGGGTTCTCACGCAGCAGGAGTTTCTCTGGCTAAGGACATTTTATTGAGCGGCGAATCTTGGTTGAAGTTGCAGCAGTTGATTGAGTTTTTGAAATGA
- a CDS encoding ribonuclease HII, with the protein MKPEGRRKKSERRGKKEEVEIFTLFPSFHLPLSPSPSNALVIAGVDEVGRGAWFGPVVAAACILPDEVLDELASCGVRDSKQLSAAARSRLAVKIRAVAVDCQIGAASVREIDRLNILQASLLAMKRAILKLKVTPDLCLVDGNQRIPNLAIEQETMIKGDARSIQIAAASIVAKVWRDELIVRLAVKYPEYDLTNNKGYGTAKHKLALERCGVSVFHRQSFSPCRK; encoded by the coding sequence ATGAAGCCAGAGGGAAGAAGGAAGAAGTCAGAGAGAAGAGGGAAGAAGGAAGAAGTAGAAATTTTTACTCTCTTCCCATCTTTCCATCTTCCCCTTTCCCCCTCTCCCTCGAACGCTTTGGTAATTGCTGGTGTGGATGAAGTCGGACGAGGGGCTTGGTTCGGGCCGGTGGTGGCTGCTGCCTGCATTTTGCCCGACGAAGTTCTCGATGAATTAGCAAGTTGCGGGGTGCGCGACAGCAAGCAGTTGAGTGCCGCAGCCCGGAGTCGGTTAGCTGTAAAAATCCGGGCTGTGGCTGTTGACTGTCAAATTGGTGCGGCTTCGGTGCGGGAGATCGATCGCCTCAATATTTTGCAGGCTTCTTTGTTGGCGATGAAACGGGCGATTTTGAAGTTGAAGGTGACGCCGGATTTGTGTTTGGTTGACGGGAATCAAAGGATTCCAAATTTGGCGATCGAGCAAGAGACGATGATTAAGGGTGATGCGCGATCGATTCAGATTGCTGCTGCTAGTATTGTGGCGAAGGTTTGGCGCGATGAATTAATAGTACGTTTAGCTGTTAAGTATCCTGAATATGACTTGACAAATAACAAGGGATATGGTACTGCTAAACATAAGTTAGCTTTGGAACGCTGCGGTGTATCTGTCTTTCACCGACAATCTTTTAGTCCTTGTCGAAAATAG